One part of the Pannonibacter sp. XCT-53 genome encodes these proteins:
- the phnC gene encoding phosphonate ABC transporter ATP-binding protein: MITFEGVTKQFGSRTAVNNVTFSIDKPQMVGIIGRSGAGKSTLLRMINRLTPATSGRIVIEGRDVLALSGTAQRRWQRDCAMIFQQFNLVPRLDVLTNVLLGRLNMHGTLPSMFKLFTREERAQALVNLDRLGIAETALQRAENLSGGQQQRVAIARALTQQPRMLLADEPIASLDPMNAQVVMDALKRINVEDGLTVICNLHTLDTARNYCDRVIGMRDGRIVFDGGPNELTTAAAREIYGAGENFDEASTSTSLAGGRVAAPEIAASAGAMTPVATAAV, encoded by the coding sequence GTGATCACCTTTGAAGGCGTAACCAAGCAGTTCGGCTCGCGCACGGCCGTCAACAACGTCACCTTTTCGATCGACAAGCCGCAGATGGTCGGCATCATCGGCCGCTCCGGCGCCGGGAAGTCGACGCTCCTGCGCATGATCAACCGGCTCACGCCGGCCACCTCGGGCCGCATCGTCATCGAGGGCCGCGACGTGCTTGCGCTGTCCGGTACGGCGCAGCGCCGCTGGCAGCGCGACTGCGCCATGATCTTCCAGCAGTTCAACCTGGTGCCGCGTCTTGATGTGCTCACCAACGTGCTGCTCGGCCGCCTCAACATGCACGGCACGCTGCCGTCCATGTTCAAGCTCTTCACCCGTGAGGAGCGGGCTCAGGCCCTCGTGAACCTTGACCGTCTGGGCATTGCCGAGACGGCGCTGCAGCGTGCGGAAAACCTGTCCGGTGGCCAGCAGCAGCGCGTGGCGATTGCCCGCGCCCTGACGCAGCAGCCGCGCATGCTGCTTGCCGACGAGCCGATTGCCTCGCTCGACCCGATGAACGCCCAGGTCGTCATGGATGCCCTGAAGCGCATCAATGTCGAGGACGGCCTCACCGTCATCTGCAACCTGCACACGCTCGACACCGCCCGCAACTACTGCGACCGCGTCATCGGCATGCGCGATGGCCGCATCGTGTTCGACGGCGGTCCGAACGAGCTGACCACGGCCGCTGCCCGCGAGATCTACGGGGCGGGCGAGAACTTCGACGAGGCCTCGACCTCGACCTCCCTGGCTGGCGGCCGCGTGGCTGCGCCGGAGATTGCCGCTTCCGCCGGTGCGATGACGCCGGTGGCGACGGCAGCGGTGTGA